From a single Bacteroidota bacterium genomic region:
- a CDS encoding group III truncated hemoglobin, with translation MREINTLEDIQKLVDAFYTRVREDDLLAPVFNEVVGVDWTAHLPRMYQFWETVLFHTPGYKGNPVLKHVQVSAKTPLQEAQFDRWVALWCDTVDGLYEGARATAAKERAQVMAKIMYYKCSQMTSGLDIIKQ, from the coding sequence ATGCGTGAAATAAATACCCTGGAAGATATCCAGAAGCTGGTAGATGCGTTTTATACCCGTGTAAGGGAGGACGATTTGCTTGCCCCGGTATTCAATGAGGTGGTTGGTGTAGATTGGACGGCCCATCTACCGCGTATGTATCAGTTCTGGGAAACGGTGCTGTTCCATACACCGGGGTACAAAGGGAATCCTGTATTGAAACACGTCCAGGTCTCGGCAAAAACGCCCTTGCAAGAAGCGCAGTTTGACAGGTGGGTGGCGCTGTGGTGTGACACGGTAGATGGCCTCTATGAAGGCGCGCGTGCAACGGCGGCAAAAGAACGCGCGCAGGTTATGGCCAAAATCATGTATTACAAATGCAGCCAGATGACGTCAGGTCTTGATATCATCAAACAGTGA
- a CDS encoding glycosyl hydrolase, which produces MVTGCQPADPPAYSDAAYDFLAIPKDKPLSAASKRALARDYNQGPEWFMQFRTHDLKGDFAYEEGVARRDPSSIITVNDTMFVYFTKSTGETIGFGSGDPAAKVFPWDKSEVWYATSTDGWDWTERGLAVGQGPAGAYDDRSVFTPEVLVHDGKYILVYQTVKAPYVNRVKNQVGMAIADSPHGPFQKLDAPILSPSEDGEWQGEEDTRFKVVKQGSFDSHKVHDPTLLYYNDKFYLYYKGERMGERLTFGGREIKWGVATSDELEGPYEKSSYNPITNSGHELSVWPYKGGIAALIITDGPERNTVQWAPDGINFEIKAHLKGGPPAAGINRAFDPDASPRAALTWGLTHKYVSYDWQHIRRFESYTPFAP; this is translated from the coding sequence ATGGTTACCGGTTGCCAACCTGCTGATCCGCCGGCTTACTCCGACGCAGCCTACGACTTCCTTGCAATTCCCAAAGATAAGCCGCTGAGTGCTGCTTCGAAACGTGCCCTTGCACGCGATTATAACCAGGGGCCCGAATGGTTTATGCAGTTCAGAACCCACGACCTGAAAGGCGACTTTGCCTATGAGGAAGGTGTAGCGCGGCGCGACCCCAGCAGCATCATTACGGTGAATGATACGATGTTCGTGTATTTCACCAAATCAACAGGAGAAACCATTGGCTTTGGCTCGGGCGACCCGGCAGCTAAGGTGTTTCCCTGGGATAAATCGGAAGTATGGTACGCCACGTCTACAGATGGGTGGGACTGGACCGAGCGCGGCCTCGCGGTTGGGCAGGGGCCTGCCGGCGCGTACGATGATCGGTCGGTGTTTACGCCCGAAGTGTTGGTACACGACGGCAAGTACATACTCGTCTATCAAACAGTAAAGGCGCCCTACGTTAACCGGGTGAAAAATCAGGTCGGCATGGCCATTGCCGACTCGCCTCATGGACCTTTTCAAAAACTTGACGCACCAATCCTTTCTCCTTCGGAGGATGGCGAATGGCAGGGGGAAGAAGATACCCGGTTCAAGGTGGTCAAGCAGGGATCGTTTGATAGCCACAAAGTGCACGACCCGACACTGCTGTACTACAACGACAAGTTTTACCTGTACTACAAAGGCGAGCGCATGGGCGAACGCTTGACGTTCGGCGGACGCGAGATAAAATGGGGCGTAGCCACCAGCGATGAACTTGAAGGGCCGTACGAGAAGTCCTCATACAACCCGATTACCAACAGTGGGCATGAGCTTTCCGTTTGGCCGTACAAGGGAGGCATTGCTGCATTAATCATCACGGATGGACCGGAAAGGAATACTGTGCAATGGGCACCTGATGGGATTAACTTTGAAATCAAGGCGCATTTAAAAGGCGGTCCGCCGGCGGCAGGAATAAACCGGGCGTTTGACCCAGATGCGTCTCCGCGGGCTGCACTTACGTGGGGACTGACGC